A DNA window from Nitrospira sp. contains the following coding sequences:
- a CDS encoding DUF5615 family PIN-like protein: MPGKIRFYLDEHVPRAVVQGLRERGVDIKTVGEAGLLSAPDAAHMQRARAERRVIFTQDSDFLRLHAAGHPHCGIVYAPQGTSIGETIHGLMLLHQVLDADEMEGHIEFL, encoded by the coding sequence ATGCCGGGAAAAATTAGGTTCTATCTCGACGAACACGTTCCCAGAGCCGTTGTGCAAGGCTTACGCGAACGAGGCGTTGATATCAAGACAGTGGGTGAGGCAGGCCTCCTCAGCGCACCCGACGCCGCGCATATGCAGCGAGCCCGTGCTGAACGGCGGGTGATTTTTACGCAAGATAGCGATTTCCTCCGTCTCCATGCTGCTGGGCATCCTCATTGTGGCATCGTGTATGCCCCACAAGGAACGTCGATCGGAGAGACCATTCATGGTTTGATGTTACTCCACCAGGTCCTCGATGCTGACGAGATGGAAGGACACATCGAGTTTCTGTAA
- a CDS encoding DUF433 domain-containing protein — translation MPTKTLDQHIETSLDIAGGKPRVAGHRITVCDIVMWHERLGKSVDEIASDYDLTLADVHAALAYYFDHRADIDKDMAEGQAFAESLRHATPSKLKHKLNAGKN, via the coding sequence ATGCCCACGAAAACATTAGATCAGCACATTGAAACGAGCCTTGATATTGCAGGGGGGAAACCCCGTGTTGCAGGCCATCGTATTACCGTGTGCGATATTGTCATGTGGCATGAGCGGTTGGGGAAAAGTGTCGATGAAATTGCCAGCGACTATGACCTGACGCTAGCTGATGTCCATGCCGCCCTCGCGTACTATTTCGATCATCGCGCCGATATCGACAAAGACATGGCTGAGGGCCAGGCCTTTGCCGAGTCCTTACGCCACGCCACGCCCTCCAAGCTCAAGCACAAGCTGAATGCCGGGAAAAATTAG